A window from Streptomyces sp. NBC_00335 encodes these proteins:
- the carB gene encoding carbamoyl-phosphate synthase large subunit, producing the protein MPKRTDIQSVLVIGSGPIVIGQAAEFDYSGTQACRILKAEGLRVILVNSNPATIMTDPEIADATYVEPITPEFVEKIIAKERPDALLPTLGGQTALNTAISMHEQGVLAKYNVELIGANVEAINKGEDRDLFKGVVEAVRAKIGYGESARSVICHTMDDIIQGVDTLGGYPVVVRPSFTMGGAGSGFAHDEDELRRIAGQGLMLSPTTEVLLEESILGWKEYELELMRDTKDNVVVVCSIENFDPMGVHTGDSITVAPAMTLTDREYQRLRDIGIAIIREVGVDTGGCNIQFAIDPVDGRVIVIEMNPRVSRSSALASKATGFPIAKIAAKLAIGYTLDEVPNDITEKTPASFEPSLDYVVVKAPRFAFEKFPLADATLTTTMKSVGEAMAIGRNFTEALQKALRSLEKKGSQFTFVGPTGDKEELLATAVRPTDGRINTVMQAIRAGATQEEVFEYTKIDPWFVDQLFLIKEIADELAAADKLHPELLAEAKRHGFSDSQIAEIRGLREDVVREVRHALGVRPVYKTVDTCAAEFAAKTPYFYSSYDEESEVAPREKPAVIILGSGPNRIGQGIEFDYSCVHASFALSDAGYETVMVNCNPETVSTDYDTSDRLYFEPLTLEDVLEIVHAESLAGPIAGVIVQLGGQTPLGLAQALKDNGVPVVGTPPEAIHAAEDRGAFGQVLAEAGLPAPKHGTATTFAGAKAIADEIGYPVLVRPSYVLGGRGMEIVYDEDRLSSYIAESTEISPTRPVLVDRFLDDAIEIDVDALYDGHELYLGGVMEHIEEAGIHSGDSACALPPITLGGYDIKRLRASTEAIAKGVGVRGLINIQFAMAGDILYVLEANPRASRTVPFTSKATAVPLAKAAARISLGTTIAELREEGMLPKTGDGGTLPLDAPISVKEAVMPWSRFRDIHGRGVDTVLGPEMRSTGEVMGIDSVFGTAYAKSQAGAYGPLPTKGRAFISVANRDKRTMIFPARELVAHGFELMATSGTAEVLRRNGINATVVRKLSEGEGPDGEKTIVQLIHDGQVDLIVNTPYGTGGRLDGYEIRTAAVARGVPCLTTVQALAAAVQGIDALNRGDVGVCSLQEHAERLTAARD; encoded by the coding sequence GTGCCTAAGCGCACCGATATCCAGTCCGTCCTGGTCATCGGCTCCGGCCCGATCGTCATCGGCCAGGCCGCCGAGTTCGACTACTCCGGGACCCAGGCCTGCCGCATCCTCAAGGCCGAGGGCCTGCGGGTGATCCTGGTGAACTCCAACCCCGCCACGATCATGACCGACCCGGAGATCGCCGACGCCACGTACGTCGAGCCGATCACCCCCGAGTTCGTCGAGAAGATCATCGCGAAGGAGCGCCCCGACGCGCTGCTCCCGACCCTCGGCGGCCAGACCGCGCTGAACACCGCCATCTCCATGCACGAGCAGGGTGTGCTGGCGAAGTACAACGTCGAGCTCATCGGCGCCAACGTCGAGGCGATCAACAAGGGCGAGGACCGCGACCTCTTCAAGGGCGTCGTCGAAGCCGTCCGCGCCAAGATCGGCTACGGCGAGTCCGCCCGCTCGGTCATCTGCCACACGATGGACGACATCATCCAGGGCGTCGACACCCTCGGCGGCTACCCCGTCGTCGTGCGCCCCTCCTTCACCATGGGCGGCGCCGGCTCCGGCTTCGCCCACGACGAGGACGAGCTGCGCCGCATCGCCGGCCAGGGCCTCATGCTCTCCCCGACCACCGAGGTGCTCCTGGAGGAGTCCATCCTCGGCTGGAAGGAGTACGAGCTGGAGCTGATGCGCGACACCAAGGACAACGTCGTCGTCGTCTGCTCCATCGAGAACTTCGACCCGATGGGCGTCCACACCGGCGACTCCATCACCGTCGCCCCGGCGATGACGCTCACCGACCGCGAGTACCAGCGGCTGCGCGACATCGGCATCGCGATCATCCGCGAGGTCGGCGTCGACACCGGCGGCTGCAACATCCAGTTCGCGATCGACCCGGTCGACGGCCGCGTCATCGTCATCGAGATGAACCCGCGCGTGTCGCGCTCCTCGGCGCTCGCGTCGAAGGCCACCGGCTTCCCGATCGCCAAGATCGCCGCCAAGCTGGCCATCGGCTACACGCTCGACGAGGTCCCCAACGACATCACCGAGAAGACGCCGGCCTCCTTCGAGCCGTCCCTCGACTACGTCGTCGTCAAGGCCCCGCGCTTCGCCTTCGAGAAGTTCCCGCTGGCCGACGCCACCCTCACCACCACCATGAAGTCGGTGGGCGAGGCCATGGCCATCGGCCGCAACTTCACCGAGGCCCTCCAGAAGGCCCTGCGCTCGCTGGAGAAGAAGGGCTCGCAGTTCACCTTCGTCGGCCCCACCGGCGACAAGGAAGAGCTCCTCGCCACCGCGGTCCGCCCCACCGACGGCCGCATCAACACCGTCATGCAGGCCATCCGCGCCGGCGCCACCCAGGAAGAGGTCTTCGAGTACACGAAGATCGACCCCTGGTTCGTCGACCAGCTCTTCCTCATCAAGGAGATCGCGGACGAGCTGGCCGCCGCCGACAAGCTCCACCCCGAGCTGCTCGCCGAGGCCAAGCGCCACGGCTTCTCGGACAGCCAGATCGCCGAGATCCGCGGCCTGCGCGAGGACGTCGTCCGCGAGGTCCGCCACGCGCTCGGCGTCCGCCCGGTCTACAAGACGGTCGACACCTGCGCCGCCGAGTTCGCCGCGAAGACCCCGTACTTCTACTCCTCGTACGACGAGGAGTCCGAGGTCGCCCCGCGCGAGAAGCCCGCGGTCATCATCCTGGGCTCCGGCCCGAACCGCATCGGCCAGGGCATCGAGTTCGACTACTCCTGCGTCCACGCCTCCTTCGCCCTCAGCGACGCCGGCTACGAGACCGTGATGGTCAACTGCAACCCGGAGACCGTCTCCACCGACTACGACACCTCCGACCGCCTGTACTTCGAGCCGCTCACGCTCGAAGACGTGCTGGAGATCGTCCACGCCGAATCGCTGGCCGGCCCCATCGCCGGTGTCATCGTCCAGCTCGGCGGCCAGACCCCCCTGGGCCTCGCCCAGGCGCTGAAGGACAACGGCGTCCCCGTCGTCGGCACCCCGCCGGAGGCCATCCACGCCGCCGAGGACCGCGGCGCCTTCGGCCAGGTCCTCGCCGAGGCCGGCCTGCCCGCCCCCAAGCACGGCACCGCCACCACCTTCGCCGGCGCCAAGGCCATCGCAGACGAGATCGGCTACCCCGTCCTCGTACGCCCGTCGTACGTGCTCGGCGGCCGCGGCATGGAGATCGTCTACGACGAGGACCGGCTGTCCTCGTACATCGCCGAGTCCACCGAGATCTCGCCGACCCGCCCCGTGCTGGTCGACCGCTTCCTCGACGACGCGATCGAGATCGACGTCGACGCCCTCTACGACGGCCACGAGCTCTACCTCGGCGGCGTCATGGAGCACATCGAGGAAGCCGGCATCCACTCCGGCGACTCGGCCTGCGCCCTGCCCCCGATCACCCTCGGCGGCTACGACATCAAGCGCCTGCGCGCCTCCACCGAGGCCATCGCCAAGGGCGTCGGCGTCCGCGGCCTGATCAACATCCAGTTCGCGATGGCGGGTGACATCCTCTACGTCCTGGAGGCCAACCCGCGCGCCTCCCGGACCGTCCCCTTCACCTCGAAGGCGACCGCCGTACCGCTCGCGAAGGCCGCCGCCCGCATCTCGCTCGGCACCACCATCGCCGAGCTCCGCGAAGAGGGCATGCTCCCGAAGACCGGCGACGGCGGCACCCTGCCGCTCGACGCGCCGATCTCCGTCAAGGAGGCCGTCATGCCGTGGTCGCGCTTCCGCGACATCCACGGCCGCGGCGTCGACACCGTCCTCGGCCCGGAGATGCGCTCCACCGGCGAGGTCATGGGCATCGACTCCGTCTTCGGCACGGCGTACGCCAAGTCGCAGGCCGGCGCCTACGGCCCGCTGCCCACCAAGGGCCGCGCCTTCATCTCCGTCGCCAACCGCGACAAGCGCACGATGATCTTCCCGGCGCGCGAGCTCGTCGCCCACGGCTTCGAGCTGATGGCCACCTCCGGCACCGCCGAGGTCCTGCGCCGCAACGGCATCAACGCCACCGTCGTGCGCAAGCTCAGCGAGGGCGAGGGCCCGGACGGCGAGAAGACCATCGTCCAGCTCATCCACGACGGCCAGGTCGACCTGATCGTCAACACCCCGTACGGCACCGGCGGCCGCCTCGACGGCTACGAGATCCGCACGGCAGCGGTGGCGCGCGGAGTCCCGTGCCTCACCACGGTCCAGGCGCTCGCCGCGGCCGTCCAGGGCATCGACGCGCTCAACCGCGGCGACGTGGGCGTGTGCTCGCTCCAGGAGCACGCGGAGCGGCTGACGGCGGCCCGCGACTAG
- a CDS encoding quinone-dependent dihydroorotate dehydrogenase, producing the protein MYKLFFSLVFKRMDPEQAHYMAFRWIRLAARTPVLRTFVAAYLAPRYAALRTEALGLRMHGPFGLAAGFDKNAVAIDGMSMLGFDHIEIGTVTAEPQPGNPKKRLFRLVPDRALINRMGFNNEGSAAVAERLAARNPVFKTVVGVNIGKTKVVPEEEAVADYVASTERLARHADYLVVNVSSPNTPGLRNLQATESLRPLLSAVREAADRVVTDRRVPLLVKIAPDLADEDVDAVADLALELGLDGIIATNTTIAREGLGLKSDPSLIKETGGLSGAPVKERSLEVLRRLYARVGDRLVLVGVGGIENAEDAWQRILAGASLVQGYSAFIYEGPCYARAIHKGLAARLAASPYATLAEAVGAETRKAAL; encoded by the coding sequence ATGTACAAACTCTTCTTCAGCCTGGTCTTCAAGCGGATGGACCCGGAGCAGGCCCACTACATGGCCTTCCGCTGGATCCGGCTCGCGGCCCGCACCCCGGTCCTGCGCACCTTCGTCGCCGCCTACCTGGCCCCCCGGTACGCGGCCCTGCGCACCGAGGCCCTCGGACTGCGGATGCACGGCCCCTTCGGGCTCGCCGCCGGCTTCGACAAGAACGCCGTCGCCATCGACGGAATGTCGATGCTCGGCTTCGACCACATCGAGATCGGCACCGTCACCGCCGAGCCCCAGCCCGGCAACCCGAAGAAGCGGCTGTTCCGGCTGGTCCCGGACCGCGCGCTGATCAACCGCATGGGCTTCAACAACGAGGGCTCCGCGGCCGTCGCCGAGCGCCTGGCCGCCCGTAACCCCGTCTTCAAGACGGTCGTCGGCGTCAACATCGGCAAGACGAAGGTCGTCCCCGAGGAGGAGGCCGTCGCGGACTACGTCGCCTCCACCGAGCGCCTCGCCCGGCACGCGGACTACCTCGTCGTCAACGTCTCCTCCCCGAACACCCCGGGCCTGCGCAACCTCCAGGCCACGGAGTCGCTGCGGCCCCTGCTGAGCGCCGTGCGCGAGGCGGCGGACCGCGTCGTGACCGACCGGCGGGTCCCGCTGCTCGTCAAGATCGCGCCGGACCTCGCGGACGAGGACGTGGACGCCGTCGCCGACCTGGCCCTGGAGCTGGGCCTGGACGGCATCATCGCGACGAACACGACCATCGCCCGCGAGGGCCTGGGCCTGAAGTCCGACCCCTCGCTGATCAAGGAGACCGGCGGCCTGTCCGGCGCCCCGGTCAAGGAGCGCTCCCTGGAGGTCCTGCGCCGGCTGTACGCCCGCGTCGGCGACCGCCTGGTCCTGGTCGGCGTCGGCGGCATCGAGAACGCCGAGGACGCCTGGCAGCGGATCCTGGCCGGCGCGAGCCTGGTCCAGGGCTACAGCGCCTTCATCTACGAGGGCCCCTGCTACGCCCGCGCCATCCACAAGGGCCTGGCCGCACGCCTGGCCGCCAGCCCGTACGCGACGCTCGCCGAAGCGGTGGGCGCGGAAACCCGAAAGGCCGCCCTGTGA
- the pyrF gene encoding orotidine-5'-phosphate decarboxylase, whose translation MTSATPVIPFGTRLRAAMDSRGPLCVGIDPHAALLASWGLNDDVAGLEKFSRTVVEALADSVAVFKPQAAFFERFGSRGIAVLEQTVADARAAGTLVLMDAKRGDIGSTMAAYAETFLSPSSPLFSDALTVSPYLGYGSLKPAVDLARESGAGLFVLALTSNPEGAEVQRAVRSDGRTIGATMLAHLAAENAGASPMGSFGAVVGATLGDLSSFDLDINGPLLAPGIGAQGATAADLPAVFGAAVRNVVPNVSRGVLKHGPDAAALRASAHTFAEEIRAAVAA comes from the coding sequence GTGACCTCTGCGACTCCTGTGATCCCCTTCGGTACGCGGCTGCGCGCGGCGATGGACTCCCGCGGGCCGCTCTGCGTGGGCATCGACCCGCACGCGGCGCTGCTGGCCTCCTGGGGCCTGAACGACGACGTCGCGGGCCTGGAGAAGTTCTCCCGCACGGTGGTCGAGGCGCTGGCCGACTCGGTCGCGGTCTTCAAGCCGCAGGCGGCGTTCTTCGAGCGGTTCGGCTCGCGCGGGATCGCGGTACTGGAGCAGACGGTGGCCGACGCCCGTGCGGCGGGCACGCTGGTCCTCATGGACGCGAAGCGGGGTGACATCGGCTCGACGATGGCCGCGTACGCGGAGACCTTCCTCTCGCCCTCCTCGCCGCTGTTCTCCGACGCGCTGACGGTCTCCCCGTACCTCGGCTACGGCTCGCTGAAGCCGGCCGTCGACCTGGCGCGGGAGTCGGGGGCCGGTCTGTTCGTGCTGGCGCTGACCTCCAACCCGGAGGGTGCGGAGGTCCAGCGGGCGGTGCGTTCGGACGGCCGCACGATCGGGGCGACGATGCTGGCGCACCTGGCGGCGGAGAACGCGGGGGCCTCCCCGATGGGCTCCTTCGGAGCCGTGGTCGGGGCGACGCTGGGGGACCTGTCCTCCTTCGACCTGGACATCAACGGGCCGCTGCTGGCCCCCGGCATCGGGGCGCAGGGCGCTACCGCGGCGGACCTGCCGGCGGTGTTCGGCGCGGCCGTCCGCAATGTCGTCCCGAACGTGTCGCGGGGCGTGCTGAAGCACGGCCCCGACGCGGCCGCGCTCCGCGCCTCGGCGCACACCTTCGCGGAGGAGATCCGCGCGGCGGTCGCGGCGTAG
- a CDS encoding dihydroorotate dehydrogenase electron transfer subunit encodes MPPVQTVATIRRITPVGAYHHLVLDAPGVTGVRPGHFGALAIGGRDTSTLLRRAFSIHRADPGTGTVEFVFAEAGRGTRALARHRPGDTVDLIAPLGTPFPLPDGPVGAVLVAGGYGSAPMFALAEEILGRGGRVAFVLGAATEDRLFGVERAEALAEHVYVVTDDGSAGRRGRVTDALPEAITVTGATEVHSCGPMGMLKAVTEIATAAGAASHTAVEEAMACGIGICMSCVLPVTGPDGVTRFLRSCTSGPVFDGATVRWDDAGCLPEDLEGAAAMTPKASDR; translated from the coding sequence GTGCCCCCAGTACAGACCGTCGCCACCATCCGGCGGATCACGCCCGTCGGGGCCTACCACCACCTCGTCCTCGACGCCCCCGGCGTCACCGGGGTGCGCCCCGGACATTTCGGCGCCCTCGCCATCGGCGGCCGGGACACGAGCACACTGCTCCGCCGCGCCTTCTCCATCCACCGCGCCGACCCCGGCACCGGCACCGTCGAGTTCGTCTTCGCCGAGGCGGGACGGGGCACCAGGGCGCTTGCGCGGCATCGCCCCGGCGACACCGTGGACCTCATCGCCCCCCTCGGCACCCCCTTCCCGCTCCCCGACGGCCCGGTCGGGGCGGTCCTCGTCGCCGGCGGCTACGGCAGCGCACCGATGTTCGCCCTCGCCGAGGAGATCCTCGGGCGCGGCGGCCGGGTCGCCTTCGTGCTCGGCGCGGCCACCGAGGACCGGCTGTTCGGCGTGGAGCGGGCCGAGGCCCTCGCCGAGCACGTGTACGTGGTCACCGACGACGGGTCGGCCGGACGGCGCGGCCGGGTGACCGACGCGCTTCCCGAGGCCATCACGGTGACCGGAGCCACCGAGGTCCACTCCTGCGGTCCGATGGGCATGCTCAAGGCCGTCACGGAGATCGCCACCGCCGCCGGAGCCGCCAGCCACACCGCCGTCGAGGAGGCCATGGCCTGCGGCATCGGGATCTGCATGAGCTGCGTCCTGCCCGTCACCGGCCCCGACGGCGTCACCCGTTTCCTTCGCTCCTGCACATCCGGCCCCGTTTTCGACGGCGCAACCGTCCGCTGGGACGACGCCGGATGCCTGCCCGAGGACCTCGAAGGCGCAGCCGCGATGACCCCGAAGGCGAGCGACCGGTGA
- a CDS encoding dihydroorotate dehydrogenase, whose protein sequence is MNPLNPEDVDMSAPLGARVTLPNPVSTASGCAGYGRELHRFTPLGELGTITTKTVMPYVRSGRATPRMAETPSGMLNSIGLQGSGIDRFVEHELPWLAERGARVLVSVAGERTEEFAEAAARLTGQPAVVGIEANISCPNVANRGLVFACDADASFEVVKAVKAAADPALPVYAKLTPDVTRITDIAAACTEAGADGLSMINTVLGMAIDTDTMRPALAGVTGGLSGPAIRPVAVRCVFQVHGAMLAGAVRRVPILGMGGIASGRDALEFVLAGASGVAVGTALFNDPSAPLRIRDDLRAALAVRGIGAFEDAVGLAHRSF, encoded by the coding sequence GTGAATCCTCTGAACCCCGAAGACGTCGACATGTCGGCGCCCCTCGGTGCCCGCGTCACCCTCCCCAACCCCGTCTCCACCGCCTCCGGCTGCGCCGGCTACGGCCGCGAGCTGCACCGCTTCACCCCCCTGGGCGAGCTCGGCACCATCACCACCAAGACCGTGATGCCGTACGTCCGCTCCGGCCGCGCCACTCCGCGGATGGCCGAGACCCCCAGCGGGATGCTGAACTCCATCGGACTCCAGGGCTCCGGCATCGACCGCTTCGTCGAGCACGAGCTGCCCTGGCTGGCCGAGCGCGGGGCACGGGTCCTCGTATCGGTCGCGGGGGAGCGTACGGAGGAGTTCGCCGAGGCGGCCGCCCGGCTGACCGGGCAGCCCGCGGTGGTCGGCATCGAGGCCAACATCTCCTGTCCCAACGTCGCGAACCGCGGCCTCGTCTTCGCCTGTGACGCCGACGCCTCCTTCGAGGTGGTCAAGGCGGTCAAGGCGGCGGCAGACCCCGCACTGCCCGTCTACGCCAAGCTGACCCCCGACGTGACGCGGATCACCGACATCGCGGCCGCCTGTACGGAAGCGGGAGCCGACGGGCTCTCGATGATCAACACCGTCCTCGGGATGGCCATCGACACCGACACCATGCGCCCGGCCCTCGCCGGGGTCACCGGAGGCCTCTCCGGCCCCGCGATCCGGCCCGTCGCCGTCCGCTGCGTCTTCCAGGTCCACGGCGCGATGCTGGCGGGCGCCGTCCGGCGGGTCCCCATCCTCGGGATGGGCGGGATCGCCTCCGGCCGGGACGCGCTCGAATTCGTGCTCGCCGGCGCTTCGGGCGTGGCGGTGGGGACCGCACTGTTCAACGATCCGTCCGCGCCCCTGAGGATCCGTGACGACCTGCGCGCGGCACTCGCCGTACGCGGGATCGGGGCGTTCGAGGACGCCGTCGGACTGGCTCATCGAAGTTTCTGA
- the mihF gene encoding integration host factor, actinobacterial type, with protein MALPPLTPEQRAAALEKAAAARRERAEVKNRLKHSGASLHDVIKMGQENDVIGKMKVSALLESLPGVGKVRAKQLMERLGISESRRVRGLGSNQIASLEREFGGNAA; from the coding sequence GTGGCTCTTCCGCCCCTTACCCCTGAACAGCGCGCAGCAGCGCTCGAAAAGGCCGCCGCGGCTCGCCGGGAGCGGGCCGAGGTGAAGAATCGACTCAAGCACTCCGGCGCCTCCTTGCACGACGTCATCAAGATGGGGCAGGAGAACGACGTCATCGGCAAGATGAAGGTTTCCGCTCTCCTGGAGTCCCTGCCCGGCGTCGGCAAGGTGCGCGCCAAGCAGCTGATGGAGCGCCTCGGCATCTCCGAGTCCCGGCGTGTCCGAGGTCTCGGTTCCAACCAGATCGCCTCTCTGGAGCGTGAGTTCGGCGGTAACGCCGCCTAA
- the gmk gene encoding guanylate kinase — MAAEVRPRLTVLSGPSGVGKSTVVAHMRKVHPEVWLSVSATTRKPRPGERHGVHYFFVNDDEFDKLIANGELLEWAEFAGNRYGTPRGAVLERLENGEPVLLEIDLQGARLVRESMSEAQLVFLAPPSWDELVRRLTGRGTESAEVVERRLAAAKIELAAESEFDTTLVNTSVEDVARELLTLMNVV, encoded by the coding sequence ATGGCAGCAGAGGTTCGTCCGCGGCTGACCGTGCTCTCCGGCCCTTCGGGGGTCGGCAAGAGCACGGTCGTCGCGCATATGCGCAAGGTTCACCCCGAGGTCTGGCTCTCGGTGTCGGCCACCACCCGCAAGCCGCGGCCCGGTGAGCGACACGGAGTCCACTACTTCTTCGTCAACGACGACGAGTTCGACAAGCTGATCGCCAATGGCGAGCTGCTGGAGTGGGCCGAATTCGCGGGCAACCGCTACGGCACACCGCGCGGCGCAGTGCTGGAACGCCTGGAGAACGGCGAGCCGGTCCTGCTGGAGATCGACCTCCAGGGCGCACGGCTCGTACGCGAGTCCATGTCCGAGGCACAGCTGGTCTTCCTGGCTCCTCCGAGCTGGGACGAGCTGGTCCGCCGGCTCACCGGCCGGGGCACCGAATCCGCGGAGGTCGTCGAGCGCAGGCTCGCCGCCGCCAAGATCGAACTGGCTGCCGAATCCGAGTTCGACACCACCTTGGTCAACACCTCGGTCGAGGACGTGGCGCGCGAGCTGCTAACGTTGATGAATGTCGTCTGA
- the rpoZ gene encoding DNA-directed RNA polymerase subunit omega, translating into MSSSITAPEGIINPPIDELLEATDSKYSLVIYAAKRARQINAYYSQLGEGLLEYVGPLVDTHVHEKPLSIALREINAGLLTSEAIEAPPQ; encoded by the coding sequence GTGTCCTCTTCCATTACTGCGCCCGAGGGCATCATCAACCCGCCGATCGACGAGCTGCTCGAGGCCACGGACTCGAAGTACAGCCTCGTGATCTACGCGGCCAAGCGCGCGCGTCAGATCAACGCGTACTACTCGCAGCTCGGTGAGGGCCTGCTCGAGTACGTCGGCCCGCTGGTGGACACCCACGTCCACGAGAAGCCGCTTTCGATCGCGCTGCGCGAGATCAACGCGGGTCTGCTGACCTCCGAGGCCATCGAGGCCCCGCCTCAGTAA
- the coaBC gene encoding bifunctional phosphopantothenoylcysteine decarboxylase/phosphopantothenate--cysteine ligase CoaBC: MGKPKVVLGVSGGIAAYKACELLRRLTESGHDVRVVPTAASLNFVGEATWAALSGNPASTEVWESVHEVPHVRIGQGADLVVVAPATADMLAKAAHGLADDLLTNTLLTARCPVVFAPAMHTEMWEHPATRENVATLRRRGAVVIEPAVGRLTGKDTGKGRLPDPEEIFEVCARVLARGVAEPDLAGRHVVISAGGTREPLDPVRFLGNRSSGKQGYALARTAVARGARVTLVSANTALADPAGVDLVRVGTALQLREAVLKAAADADAVVMAAAVADFRPAEYAGGKIKKKDGQEPAPVALVRNPDILAEISADRAREGQVVVGFAAETDDVLANGRSKLLRKGCDLLVVNEVGEAKTFGSEENEAVILSSDGSELAVPYGPKETLADVIWDQVAPRIGARRA; encoded by the coding sequence GTGGGTAAGCCGAAGGTCGTGCTCGGAGTCAGCGGCGGGATCGCCGCTTACAAGGCGTGCGAGCTGCTGCGCCGGCTGACCGAGTCCGGGCACGACGTGCGCGTGGTGCCGACGGCGGCGTCGCTGAACTTCGTCGGGGAGGCCACCTGGGCCGCCCTCTCCGGGAACCCGGCCTCCACCGAGGTCTGGGAGAGCGTCCACGAGGTGCCGCACGTCCGCATCGGGCAGGGCGCCGACCTCGTCGTCGTGGCCCCGGCCACCGCCGACATGCTGGCCAAGGCCGCCCACGGGCTGGCCGACGACCTGCTGACCAACACCCTGCTCACCGCACGCTGCCCGGTGGTGTTCGCACCTGCGATGCACACCGAGATGTGGGAGCACCCGGCCACCCGGGAGAACGTGGCCACGCTGCGCCGGCGCGGCGCCGTGGTCATCGAGCCGGCCGTCGGCCGCCTCACCGGCAAGGACACCGGCAAGGGGCGGCTGCCCGACCCCGAGGAGATCTTCGAGGTGTGCGCCAGGGTCCTGGCCCGTGGGGTGGCCGAGCCGGACCTCGCCGGCCGGCACGTGGTGATCAGCGCGGGCGGCACCCGCGAACCGCTGGACCCGGTCCGCTTCCTCGGCAACCGCTCTTCCGGCAAGCAGGGCTACGCCCTCGCCCGCACCGCCGTCGCCCGCGGGGCCCGGGTCACCCTGGTCTCCGCCAACACCGCGCTCGCCGACCCGGCCGGGGTGGACCTCGTACGGGTCGGGACGGCCCTGCAGCTGCGCGAGGCCGTGCTCAAGGCCGCGGCGGACGCCGACGCGGTGGTGATGGCCGCGGCCGTGGCCGACTTCCGGCCCGCCGAGTACGCGGGCGGCAAGATCAAGAAGAAGGACGGGCAGGAGCCCGCGCCGGTGGCCCTCGTACGTAATCCGGACATTCTCGCGGAGATTTCCGCCGACAGGGCCCGGGAGGGTCAGGTCGTCGTGGGTTTCGCGGCCGAGACCGACGACGTACTCGCCAACGGGCGGAGCAAGCTCCTCCGCAAGGGGTGTGACCTTCTCGTCGTCAACGAGGTGGGCGAGGCGAAGACCTTTGGTTCCGAGGAGAACGAAGCGGTCATCCTGTCCTCCGACGGAAGCGAGCTCGCCGTCCCCTATGGACCGAAGGAAACGCTCGCGGACGTGATTTGGGATCAGGTGGCACCGCGCATCGGAGCGCGACGCGCCTGA